A genomic stretch from Lathyrus oleraceus cultivar Zhongwan6 chromosome 2, CAAS_Psat_ZW6_1.0, whole genome shotgun sequence includes:
- the LOC127120421 gene encoding probable WRKY transcription factor 15, with translation MTVQLMMEYYSNHTLTNKFQENDAVEEAASGLQTIEKLIKLLSPPQSCSSNAKPSSMESVETIADVAVSKFKNVISLLSRNRTRTGHARFRRAPLPSETIVYRATPLQQIPPLVPTSEAVEKNRIIDFSYSSANSFMSSLTGDAVFSSLGKPCVSSCSLKRKCGSDNFGSGKCGRNCHCSKKRKMRLRRVVRVAAISLKMADIPTDDYSWRKYGQKPIKGSPYPRGYYKCSSVKGCPARKHVERALDDPSMLVVTYEGEHNHSLSAIVANNLILE, from the exons ATGACCGTTCAACTCATGATGGAATACTACAGTAACCACACTTTAACAAACAAATTCCAAGAGAATGATGCAGTTGAAGAAGCTGCTTCTGGTTTACAAACCATAGAAAAGCTCATAAAGTTACTATCACCACCACAATCATGTTCTTCAAACGCAAAGCCTAGTTCCATGGAATCAGTAGAAACCATTGCTGACGTAGCTGTTTCGAAGTTTAAGAATGTTATTTCCCTTCTGAGTCGAAACCGAACAAGAACCGGTCACGCTCGTTTCAGAAGAGCGCCTTTACCTTCTGAAACTATAGTCTACCGAGCTACTCCGCTGCAGCAGATTCCTCCTCTTGTCCCCACAAGTGAAGCGGTTGAGAAGAACAGGATTATTGATTTCTCATACTCTTCTGCTAATTCATTCATGTCTTCTCTCACTGGTGATGCTGTTTTTTCTTCGTTGGGAAAGCCTTGTGTTTCTTCGTGTTCGTTGAAGAGAAAGTGTGGCTCTGATAATTTTGGTTCTGGCAAGTGTGGTAGAAACTGTCATTGTTCAAAGAAGAG AAAAATGAGGTTGAGAAGAGTGGTGAGAGTAGCTGCAATAAGCTTGAAGATGGCTGATATTCCAACGGATGATTATTCTTGGAGAAAGTATGGTCAAAAACCAATTAAAGGATCACCTTATCCAAG GGGTTATTACAAGTGCAGCAGTGTTAAAGGATGTCCAGCACGCAAACATGTAGAAAGGGCTTTGGATGATCCATCTATGTTGGTAGTTACTTATGAAGGAGAACACAATCACTCACTCTCTGCAATTGTGGCTAATAATCTCATCCTAGAATAG